The Pelodiscus sinensis isolate JC-2024 chromosome 5, ASM4963464v1, whole genome shotgun sequence genome includes a region encoding these proteins:
- the LRPAP1 gene encoding alpha-2-macroglobulin receptor-associated protein, translated as MSAVWELLALSFSLLLVVWGQGSKYSREANEAAAGGGPKRPEAVAFRVVKLNQIWEKAQRLHLSAVKLAELHSDLKIQEKDELSWKKLKAEGLDEDGEKEAKLRRNLNVIMTKYGMNGKKDSQLADTNYIKDGTESDVLDDPRLEKLWSKAKTSGKFSDQELDKLWREFKHHKEKIHEYNILLETVSRTEEIHKNLINPHEENGLKEEILYGKHTELKDKMRSINQGFDRLRKISHQGYDTASEFEEPRVIDLWDMAKSANFTEKELESFREELKHFEAKIEKHHHYQKQLELSHQKLKHVEGTGDKEHLSRNKEKYVMLEEKTKELGYKVKKHLQDLATRISRGLQHNEL; from the exons ATGTCCGCCGTTTGGgagctgctggctctgagcttcTCTCTGCTGCTGGTGGTCTGGGGCCAGGGGAGTAAGTACTCCAGGGAGGCGAATGAGGCAGCTGCAGGCGGCGGCCCCAAGCGCCCGGAGGCCGTGGCATTCAGGGTGGTGAAGCTGAACCAGATCTGGGAGAAGGCGCAGCGG CTTCATCTATCGGCTGTAAAACTGGCAGAGCTACATAGTGACCTCAAAATACAAGAAAAGGATGAGCTGAGCTGGAAAAAGCTGAAGGCTGAAGGGCTAGATGAAGATGGAGAAAAAGAAGCCAAACTTAGACGCAATTTAAATG TAATCATGACTAAATACGGAATGAATGGAAAGAAAGATTCCCAGCTAGCAGATACTAATTACATCAAAGATGGCACAGAAAGTGATGTGCTAGATGATCCAAGACTGGAGAAATTATGGAGCAAG GCCAAGACTTCTGGGAAGTTTTCTGATCAGGAGCTGGATAAGCTGTGGCGGGAATTTAAGCATCACAAAGAAAAGATTCATGAATATAATATTCTGCTAGAGACTGTGAGCAGAACAGAAG AAATCCATAAAAATCTGATCAACCCCCATGAGGAGAACGGGCTCAAAGAGGAAATCTTGTATGGCAAACACACAGAACTGAAAGACAAAATGCGAAGCATCAATCAGGGATTTGATCGCTTGCGTAAAATCAGCCACCAGGGATACGACACAGCCAGCG AGTTTGAAGAACCCAGAGTGATTGATTTATGGGACATGGCCAAATCAGCCAACTTTACTGAGAAGGAACTTGAATCATTTCGG GAGGAGCTGAAACATTTTGAAGCGAAAATTGAAAAACATCATCATTACCAGAAACAGTTAGAGCTTTCCCATCAGAAACTGAAGCATGTGGAGGGGACAGGAGATAAAGAACATCTGAGCAGAAACAAAGAGAAATATGTCATGCTAGAAGAAAAGACGAAAGAACTGGGCTATAAG GTGAAGAAGCACCTACAAGACTTAGCCACTAGAATCTCAAGAGGTCTTCAACACAATGAACTCTGA